One Methylosinus sp. C49 DNA segment encodes these proteins:
- a CDS encoding (Fe-S)-binding protein, which translates to MKTFLDWSAYDTYGIGDAYSGIPATGGNYAKAVAVCMHSRDCQKTAKGVMCPSYRVTGEVKHSTEARVAAFKAALNDGTDERAFADPRLDEAMDLCVSCKACKKECPSAVDMTLIKTEYLAQRHEIVGVPKRLRLFGGVPEWTGRHRALLRFAIRLRNRSRLLSKLAEKWIGVTARRPLPEPAPTAFARSAPAAASAGARGEVILFVDTFCHHFDPHVAEAAVEVLEHAGYSVRIAKPAPTDSEPDRPLCCGRTYLTTGMVKKARGEAERVLAAFRDEIAAKTPIIGLEPSCLLSLRDELYSLGLGPEVGDLGKQLYLLEEFLAREYQNKGLRLSLKPLDLPKAVVHGHCHQKAFGVMKATKKVLGWIPGFTFDIVETSCCGMAGSFGLEAEHYETSMKMAELSLLPAMRDAAPDAPLIANGFSCRHQIEHGSGRQARHIALLLRDALEPAPQAAE; encoded by the coding sequence ATGAAGACATTTCTCGACTGGTCGGCTTACGACACTTACGGAATAGGCGACGCCTATTCCGGCATTCCGGCGACGGGCGGCAATTACGCCAAGGCGGTGGCCGTGTGCATGCACAGCCGCGACTGCCAGAAGACCGCCAAGGGCGTCATGTGCCCGAGCTATCGCGTCACCGGCGAGGTCAAGCATTCCACCGAGGCGCGCGTCGCCGCCTTCAAGGCCGCGCTCAATGACGGCACGGATGAGCGCGCCTTCGCCGATCCGCGCCTCGACGAGGCGATGGACCTCTGCGTCTCCTGCAAGGCCTGCAAGAAGGAATGTCCCAGCGCCGTCGATATGACGCTGATCAAGACCGAATATCTCGCCCAGCGTCATGAGATCGTCGGCGTGCCGAAGCGACTGCGCCTCTTCGGCGGCGTGCCGGAATGGACGGGCCGCCATCGCGCGCTGCTGCGCTTCGCCATTCGCCTGCGCAATCGCTCGCGCCTTCTCTCCAAGCTCGCGGAAAAATGGATCGGCGTCACCGCCCGCCGTCCCCTTCCCGAGCCGGCCCCCACGGCTTTCGCCCGCTCCGCCCCGGCGGCGGCGAGCGCCGGCGCGCGCGGCGAAGTGATCCTCTTCGTCGACACGTTCTGCCATCACTTCGATCCGCATGTCGCCGAGGCCGCCGTCGAGGTGCTGGAACATGCCGGCTATAGCGTGCGCATCGCCAAGCCGGCGCCGACCGATTCCGAGCCGGACCGTCCGCTCTGCTGCGGCCGCACCTATCTCACCACCGGAATGGTGAAAAAGGCCCGCGGAGAAGCGGAGCGCGTGCTCGCCGCCTTCCGCGACGAGATCGCCGCCAAGACGCCGATCATCGGCCTCGAGCCCTCCTGCCTGCTGTCGCTGCGCGACGAACTCTACAGCCTCGGCCTCGGGCCGGAGGTCGGCGATCTCGGCAAGCAGCTCTATCTGCTCGAGGAGTTTCTGGCCCGCGAATATCAGAACAAGGGCCTGCGCCTCTCGCTGAAGCCGCTCGATCTGCCCAAGGCGGTCGTGCATGGCCATTGCCATCAGAAGGCCTTCGGCGTGATGAAGGCGACGAAGAAGGTGCTCGGCTGGATTCCGGGCTTCACCTTCGACATTGTCGAGACGAGCTGCTGCGGCATGGCCGGCAGCTTCGGCCTCGAGGCCGAACATTACGAAACGTCGATGAAAATGGCGGAACTGTCGCTGCTGCCGGCGATGCGCGACGCCGCGCCCGATGCGCCGCTGATCGCCAATGGTTTTTCGTGCCGCCACCAGATCGAGCATGGCAGCGGCCGCCAGGCCCGCCATATCGCGCTGCTGCTGCGCGACGCGCTGGAGCCGGCTCCGCAGGCCGCGGAATAG
- a CDS encoding class I SAM-dependent methyltransferase, whose translation MSIQDNAKKLPIGRRIVRALRSLVGLKNAPIPVEHVKLNRSQYKNIWNSVSVSENDAKMAVSGYIDEDLYRQMGEGTRDMLQSYVGIGPDDVVLEIGAGVGRVGAALAPICKEWIGADVAENMLGHIRQRLAAFDNVRTVATSGFDLSAVPDASVDVVYSTVVFMHLEEWDRYNYIKEGFRILRPGGRMLVDNVDITSDLGWKFFEEHCAVPPFERPAQISKTSTPQELETYFKRAGYEAIEQVRAGLWIITYGRKPAAQEQPQEQPAEQQAAAPAEEAQAAV comes from the coding sequence ATGAGCATTCAGGACAACGCCAAGAAGCTCCCCATCGGCCGCCGCATCGTGCGCGCGCTTCGTTCGCTGGTCGGGCTGAAGAACGCCCCGATCCCCGTGGAGCACGTCAAGCTCAACCGCAGCCAATACAAGAACATTTGGAACTCCGTCTCGGTCTCCGAGAATGACGCGAAAATGGCCGTCTCCGGCTATATCGACGAGGACCTCTATCGCCAGATGGGCGAAGGCACGCGCGACATGCTGCAGTCCTATGTCGGCATCGGCCCGGACGATGTGGTGCTGGAGATCGGCGCCGGCGTCGGCCGCGTCGGCGCCGCGCTCGCGCCGATCTGCAAGGAATGGATCGGCGCCGATGTCGCCGAGAACATGCTCGGCCATATTCGCCAGCGCCTCGCCGCTTTCGACAATGTGCGCACGGTAGCGACCAGCGGCTTCGATCTCTCCGCCGTGCCGGACGCTTCCGTCGACGTCGTCTACAGCACGGTCGTCTTCATGCATCTCGAGGAATGGGATCGCTACAATTACATCAAGGAAGGCTTCCGCATTCTGCGGCCGGGCGGACGCATGCTCGTCGACAATGTGGACATCACCTCCGATCTCGGCTGGAAATTCTTCGAGGAGCATTGCGCGGTGCCGCCCTTCGAGCGGCCGGCGCAGATCAGCAAGACCTCGACGCCCCAGGAGCTCGAGACCTATTTCAAGCGCGCCGGCTATGAGGCGATAGAGCAGGTCCGCGCCGGGCTCTGGATCATCACCTATGGCCGCAAGCCCGCGGCGCAGGAGCAGCCGCAAGAGCAGCCCGCCGAGCAGCAGGCCGCCGCTCCGGCGGAAGAGGCGCAAGCCGCCGTCTGA
- a CDS encoding class I SAM-dependent methyltransferase, with product MIGRNWFRRRPRSEEVAVASLFSGEETRAPSHQNAIDAIPGWNCHFPVELGLTAGRLPAFDDPRITWCIERYGDLTGRRVLELGPLEGAHTYMLAKTGAHIDAVEANRLAFLKCLVTREVLDFPDTRFYLGDFVQWLEQAGPRYDLVVASGVLYHMREPLRLLRALSERADAIYLWTVMVDDDQLPHTFTQKFENLDVRHYARGYGDRSVAFCGGAMDFPNWMHRDDILAVLAALGYDDVTVLNDIIGTAGNVLPTFSVFARRSASVG from the coding sequence TTGATAGGACGAAATTGGTTCAGACGGCGCCCCCGCTCCGAGGAAGTCGCGGTCGCCAGTCTGTTTTCCGGCGAGGAGACGCGCGCGCCGTCGCACCAGAACGCCATCGACGCCATTCCGGGCTGGAACTGCCATTTTCCCGTCGAATTGGGGCTTACCGCCGGGCGGCTGCCGGCCTTCGACGATCCGCGCATCACCTGGTGCATCGAGCGCTATGGCGATCTCACAGGACGCCGCGTGCTGGAGCTCGGTCCGCTGGAGGGGGCGCACACCTATATGCTGGCGAAGACCGGCGCCCATATCGACGCGGTGGAGGCCAACCGGCTCGCCTTTCTGAAATGTCTGGTGACGCGGGAAGTCCTCGACTTTCCCGACACGCGCTTCTATCTCGGCGATTTCGTGCAATGGCTCGAGCAGGCCGGCCCGCGCTATGATCTCGTCGTGGCGAGCGGCGTGCTCTATCACATGCGCGAGCCGCTGCGGCTGCTGCGCGCCCTGTCCGAGCGCGCCGACGCCATCTATCTGTGGACGGTCATGGTCGACGACGACCAGCTTCCGCATACATTCACGCAGAAATTCGAAAATCTGGACGTGCGCCACTATGCGCGCGGCTATGGGGATCGCAGCGTCGCCTTTTGCGGCGGCGCGATGGACTTTCCCAATTGGATGCATCGGGACGACATTCTCGCCGTGCTGGCGGCGCTCGGCTATGACGACGTCACCGTGCTGAACGACATCATCGGGACGGCGGGCAATGTCCTGCCCACATTTTCTGTTTTCGCCAGACGGAGCGCTTCGGTCGGCTGA
- a CDS encoding sulfate transporter family protein has protein sequence MLQDALDAARQIFSPPFRNVLLKSLGLTFVLLALAWTGLDKTALSFLTADNYWLRAVVTFATGAGLVVGLSFLIAPISILVAGFFLDDLADVVEEEIDPHGPRGRPLPAGQAMVMALRFALVSAGVNLVALLLLLVPGVNAIVFVLANAYLFGREYFAFAATRYCSLEEARELTRRHATTLFLAGLFIAGFVAVPGLNLFTPLFGVAFMVRLHKRLTAPAARAEARAR, from the coding sequence ATGCTGCAAGACGCCCTGGACGCCGCCCGTCAAATCTTCTCGCCGCCCTTTCGCAATGTCCTGCTCAAGAGCCTCGGCCTGACCTTCGTCCTTCTGGCGCTGGCCTGGACTGGCTTGGACAAGACGGCGCTGTCTTTTCTCACCGCCGACAATTATTGGTTGCGCGCGGTCGTGACCTTCGCGACCGGCGCCGGGCTCGTCGTCGGCCTTTCTTTTCTCATCGCGCCGATCTCCATCCTCGTCGCGGGATTTTTCCTCGACGATCTCGCTGATGTGGTCGAGGAGGAGATCGATCCGCACGGGCCGCGCGGACGTCCGTTGCCGGCCGGTCAGGCGATGGTGATGGCGCTGCGCTTCGCGCTGGTCTCGGCGGGCGTCAATCTTGTCGCGCTCTTGCTGCTGCTCGTGCCCGGCGTCAACGCCATCGTCTTCGTGCTGGCCAACGCCTATCTGTTCGGCCGGGAATATTTCGCCTTCGCCGCGACGCGCTATTGCTCGCTGGAGGAAGCCCGCGAGCTGACCCGTCGCCATGCGACGACATTGTTCCTCGCGGGCCTGTTCATCGCCGGCTTCGTCGCCGTGCCGGGCCTAAATCTGTTCACGCCGCTGTTCGGCGTGGCCTTCATGGTGCGCCTGCACAAGCGCCTCACGGCCCCGGCGGCCCGCGCGGAGGCGCGGGCGCGCTGA
- a CDS encoding complex I NDUFA9 subunit family protein, whose amino-acid sequence MSADVKDAGRIVTVFGGSGFIGRHVVAALARDGWRVRVACRRPDLAFFLQPLGKVGQIFPVQANLRDPASVAAAVRGAEAVVNLVGVLAEGGKQKFSSLHAQGAKAVAEAAVAAGVKHLVHISAIGADKNSSSIYARTKAEGEAAIRAAFPSAVILRPSVVFGPEDEFFNRFGTLARYLPVEPVIGEATRFQPVYVGDVAQAVALAVDGRAQAGATYELGGPEVKTFRALVEYALKVAERDVKIWPLSFATGALIARITQTLHSLSLGLFPSLLTTTVDQVELLRHDNVVSADAKATGLTLQGLGITPTAIEAIVPSYLYRYRKTGQYQAQRLA is encoded by the coding sequence ATGAGCGCAGATGTGAAGGATGCCGGGCGGATCGTGACGGTGTTCGGCGGGTCGGGATTCATCGGGCGCCATGTCGTGGCGGCCCTCGCGCGGGACGGCTGGCGCGTGCGCGTCGCCTGCCGGCGGCCGGACCTCGCCTTTTTCCTGCAGCCTCTCGGCAAAGTCGGGCAGATTTTCCCGGTTCAGGCCAATCTGCGCGATCCGGCCTCCGTCGCCGCCGCCGTGCGCGGGGCCGAGGCGGTCGTCAATCTGGTCGGCGTGCTGGCCGAGGGCGGCAAGCAGAAATTCTCCTCCCTGCACGCGCAGGGCGCCAAAGCCGTCGCCGAGGCCGCCGTCGCGGCGGGCGTGAAGCATCTCGTCCATATCTCGGCCATTGGCGCGGACAAGAATTCGAGCTCCATTTACGCTCGCACCAAGGCGGAGGGCGAGGCCGCGATTCGCGCCGCCTTCCCCAGCGCGGTGATCTTGCGCCCGTCCGTCGTCTTCGGCCCGGAGGACGAATTTTTCAACCGCTTCGGAACGCTGGCGCGCTATCTGCCGGTCGAGCCGGTGATCGGCGAGGCGACGCGCTTCCAGCCCGTCTATGTCGGCGATGTGGCGCAGGCCGTGGCGCTGGCGGTGGACGGCCGCGCCCAGGCCGGCGCGACCTATGAGCTCGGCGGCCCGGAGGTGAAAACCTTCCGCGCGCTGGTCGAATATGCGCTGAAGGTCGCCGAGCGCGACGTCAAAATCTGGCCGCTGTCCTTCGCGACGGGGGCGCTGATCGCCCGCATCACGCAGACGCTGCATTCGCTTTCGCTCGGCCTCTTCCCCAGCCTGCTGACGACGACCGTCGATCAGGTGGAGCTGCTGCGCCACGACAATGTGGTCTCGGCCGACGCCAAGGCCACCGGGCTGACGCTGCAAGGGCTCGGCATCACGCCGACGGCGATCGAGGCGATCGTCCCGAGCTACCTCTACCGTTACCGCAAGACCGGCCAATATCAGGCGCAGCGGCTCGCCTGA
- a CDS encoding DUF2939 domain-containing protein yields MRRALIAVFALLALALLYAGYAFLSLRQLEAGVQAGDAAAISDHVDFPAVRASIKEQLSAIVMSRALDEADRRRSAGARLGAGLLAAIGPALIDTAVDRFVSPAAIGALLARRTPAAGGGGSEAGGQEPKELDLRRFAHRFELLSPTRFRITHKDGVAIVFALADWTWKVADIRIPPDLLKKIMRPDAGEPL; encoded by the coding sequence ATGCGACGCGCTCTAATCGCCGTTTTCGCCCTTCTCGCTCTTGCGCTTCTCTACGCCGGCTACGCCTTTCTCTCGCTGCGTCAGCTCGAGGCGGGCGTGCAAGCGGGCGACGCCGCGGCCATTTCCGATCATGTCGATTTTCCCGCCGTGCGCGCCTCCATCAAGGAGCAGCTTTCGGCCATTGTCATGTCGCGCGCGCTGGACGAGGCGGATAGGCGTCGCAGCGCCGGGGCGCGGCTCGGCGCCGGGCTGCTGGCGGCGATCGGCCCTGCGCTCATCGACACGGCGGTCGATCGCTTCGTCTCGCCCGCCGCAATCGGCGCTCTGCTGGCGCGGCGCACGCCCGCGGCCGGAGGCGGTGGGAGCGAGGCTGGCGGACAGGAGCCGAAGGAGCTCGATCTGCGTCGCTTCGCGCATCGCTTCGAGCTTCTTTCGCCGACGCGGTTCCGCATCACCCATAAGGATGGCGTCGCCATCGTCTTCGCGCTCGCGGATTGGACGTGGAAGGTCGCCGATATTCGCATCCCGCCGGATCTTCTGAAAAAGATCATGCGGCCGGACGCCGGCGAGCCTTTGTGA
- a CDS encoding peptide MFS transporter → MSARSAELLGHPKGLAFLFTTEMWERFSYYGMRALLVLYMVDHLLAPERAQRVIGLAALKRALEFLFGPLAPQPFASQIYGLYTGFVYLTPILGGLIADRWLGRRYTVILGAALMMAGHFMMASEGLFLLALVTLALGNGAFKPNIVTQVGGLYRQEDPRRDRAFSIFYVGINVGGFFAPLVSGTIGETLGWHYGFASAGVGMAIGLAIYLLGLPSLPMETAPAPVAERAQTRDDGRALLGLLLLAPPAILFWAAYEQQGNTIALWAERFMNRHVDLLFWRGEIPVTWFQSVNPLMIFLFTPLLVALWARLAAAGREPSTIVKLSLGCFCLGLSYLILAFAAETRGEGLSSWLWLAAYFALLTLGELCFSPITLSLVSRLAPPRSRSMAMGAWFLTMFAGNFLGGWLGGFWSSLSGAGFFALIAGAAVAAGAMIELARRFRFDLIPD, encoded by the coding sequence GTGAGCGCGCGCTCGGCCGAGCTGCTCGGCCATCCGAAGGGCCTCGCCTTTCTCTTTACGACCGAGATGTGGGAGCGCTTCTCCTATTATGGAATGCGCGCTCTGCTCGTCCTCTATATGGTCGATCATCTGCTCGCGCCGGAGCGAGCGCAGAGAGTCATCGGCCTCGCCGCTTTGAAGCGCGCGCTCGAATTTCTCTTCGGCCCGCTGGCGCCGCAGCCTTTCGCCTCGCAAATCTACGGGCTCTACACCGGCTTCGTCTATCTGACGCCTATTCTCGGCGGCCTAATCGCCGATCGCTGGCTCGGGCGCCGCTACACGGTGATTCTCGGCGCGGCGCTGATGATGGCCGGCCATTTCATGATGGCGTCGGAAGGCCTGTTTCTGCTGGCGCTGGTCACGCTGGCGCTCGGCAATGGCGCCTTCAAGCCCAATATCGTCACACAAGTCGGCGGGCTCTATCGGCAAGAAGATCCGCGCCGTGATCGCGCCTTCTCGATCTTCTATGTCGGCATAAATGTCGGCGGCTTCTTCGCGCCGCTGGTGAGCGGAACGATCGGCGAGACATTGGGCTGGCATTATGGCTTCGCCAGCGCCGGCGTCGGCATGGCGATCGGCCTCGCCATCTATCTTTTGGGCCTTCCCAGCCTACCGATGGAGACCGCGCCGGCGCCCGTCGCCGAAAGAGCTCAGACGCGCGACGATGGGCGCGCGCTGCTCGGCCTGCTGCTGCTGGCGCCGCCGGCCATTCTCTTTTGGGCGGCCTATGAGCAGCAGGGCAACACCATCGCGCTGTGGGCGGAGCGCTTCATGAACCGCCATGTCGATCTCCTGTTTTGGCGCGGAGAAATTCCCGTCACCTGGTTTCAGTCCGTCAATCCGCTGATGATTTTCCTCTTCACGCCGCTGCTGGTGGCGCTGTGGGCGCGGCTCGCCGCGGCGGGGCGGGAGCCCTCGACCATCGTCAAGCTGTCGCTCGGCTGCTTTTGCCTCGGCCTCTCCTATCTCATCCTCGCTTTCGCCGCGGAGACGCGCGGGGAGGGGCTATCGAGCTGGCTTTGGCTCGCGGCCTATTTCGCCCTGCTCACGCTCGGCGAATTGTGCTTTTCGCCGATCACGCTCTCGCTGGTGTCGCGTCTCGCGCCGCCGCGCTCGCGCTCCATGGCGATGGGCGCCTGGTTCCTCACAATGTTCGCCGGCAATTTTCTCGGCGGCTGGCTCGGCGGCTTCTGGTCCAGCCTCTCGGGCGCGGGCTTTTTCGCGCTCATCGCCGGCGCGGCCGTCGCCGCGGGCGCGATGATCGAGCTGGCGCGTCGCTTTCGCTTCGATCTTATTCCCGATTGA
- the queF gene encoding preQ(1) synthase, protein MTKTHKGAALLGQKAPLPQSPEEAELDLVANPHPGETYLVRFAAPEFTSLCPVTGQPDFAHIVIDYAPMEWLVESKSLKLYLGSYRNHGAFHEDCTIRIAKDLVAAMTPRWLRIGGYWYPRGGIPIDVFWQTGAPPAGLWLPDQGVPPYRGRG, encoded by the coding sequence ATGACGAAGACGCATAAGGGCGCCGCGCTTCTCGGGCAGAAGGCGCCGCTGCCGCAATCGCCCGAAGAGGCCGAGCTCGACCTCGTCGCCAATCCGCATCCGGGCGAGACCTATCTCGTCCGCTTCGCCGCGCCGGAATTCACCTCGCTCTGCCCCGTGACCGGCCAGCCGGATTTCGCGCATATCGTCATCGACTATGCGCCGATGGAATGGCTCGTCGAATCGAAGTCGCTGAAGCTCTATCTCGGCAGCTATCGCAATCACGGCGCCTTCCATGAGGATTGCACCATCCGCATCGCCAAGGACCTCGTGGCGGCGATGACCCCGCGCTGGCTGCGCATCGGCGGCTATTGGTATCCGCGCGGCGGCATTCCGATCGACGTCTTCTGGCAGACGGGCGCGCCGCCCGCGGGACTCTGGCTGCCCGACCAGGGCGTGCCGCCCTATCGCGGGCGGGGGTGA
- the kdsA gene encoding 3-deoxy-8-phosphooctulonate synthase yields MTTDFSTVAVGSSRRVAFGNHLPLALIAGPCALESRAQGLEIAQALVELAERLSTGVVFKASFDKANRSSGASGRGLGLAASLPIFAEIKERFGLPVLTDVHETTQCAPVAEVADILQIPAFLCRQTDLLTAAARTGRVVNVKKGQFLAPWDMRHAIDKLRAEGAVGALATERGTSFGYNALVSDMRSLPILAETTGVPVIFDATHSVQQPGGRGAASGGERRFVPVLARAAVAVGVAGLFIETHPDPDNAVSDGPNMIALRDLPPLMEMLLPFDRLAKTLR; encoded by the coding sequence ATGACCACCGATTTCTCCACGGTCGCGGTCGGCTCTTCGCGTCGCGTCGCATTCGGCAATCACCTGCCGCTCGCCCTCATCGCCGGCCCCTGCGCGCTGGAGAGCCGCGCGCAGGGCCTCGAGATCGCGCAGGCGCTGGTCGAGCTCGCCGAGCGGCTGAGCACTGGCGTCGTCTTCAAAGCCTCTTTCGACAAGGCCAATCGCAGCTCGGGCGCCTCGGGGCGCGGCCTCGGCCTTGCCGCCTCTCTGCCGATCTTCGCCGAGATCAAGGAGCGCTTCGGCCTGCCCGTCCTCACCGACGTGCATGAGACGACGCAATGCGCGCCTGTCGCCGAAGTGGCGGATATTCTGCAAATCCCCGCCTTCCTCTGCCGGCAGACCGATCTCCTGACTGCGGCGGCGCGGACGGGGCGCGTCGTCAATGTCAAGAAGGGCCAGTTTCTCGCGCCCTGGGACATGCGCCACGCCATAGACAAGCTGCGCGCAGAGGGCGCCGTCGGCGCGCTGGCGACCGAGCGCGGAACCAGCTTCGGCTATAACGCCCTGGTCTCCGACATGCGCTCGCTGCCCATTCTGGCCGAGACGACGGGCGTTCCGGTCATTTTCGACGCCACCCATTCCGTGCAGCAGCCGGGCGGGCGCGGCGCGGCCTCCGGCGGCGAAAGGCGCTTCGTTCCCGTGCTGGCGCGGGCGGCAGTGGCCGTGGGCGTCGCCGGCCTCTTCATCGAGACGCATCCCGATCCCGACAACGCTGTCTCCGACGGGCCGAATATGATCGCGCTGCGCGATTTGCCGCCGCTGATGGAGATGCTTCTCCCCTTCGATCGGCTGGCGAAGACGCTCCGATAA
- a CDS encoding DUF2778 domain-containing protein, translating to MPRREISRRILLSTLFLAGALTVGGLAGLAMRSAEQTPAPPAAAALTIVDAPEETTASIESPSFSIPFGVLVGDLRSHAAPKTVVAALETPQSLPAPALAPVAAPTPPARKDAGLEQKVAEEEQDNAPLPPPRPSEFGLRVHLPVIRSARKTASAPAAEEESSPSFFEKVFGPLQPTGKALAYAAPETGLFDGLRNATRGNPTTAYDNQTAVYDISAHTVYLPDGTRLEAHSGLGDKFDDPRFAHVRMRGVTPPHTYDLTFRESLFHGVRAIRLTPVGGEGAIFGRAGLLAHTYMLGPRGDSNGCVSFKNYAAFLRAFERGEIKRLVVVGKL from the coding sequence TTGCCTCGCCGTGAAATCTCTCGCCGCATTCTGCTCTCGACTCTTTTTCTCGCCGGCGCCCTCACCGTGGGCGGTCTGGCGGGTCTCGCGATGCGCAGCGCCGAGCAGACGCCCGCGCCGCCCGCGGCCGCCGCGCTCACGATCGTAGACGCCCCCGAGGAGACGACGGCTTCGATCGAGTCGCCCTCTTTCTCCATTCCCTTCGGCGTGCTGGTCGGCGATCTGCGCTCCCATGCGGCGCCCAAGACGGTCGTCGCCGCGCTCGAGACACCGCAATCCCTGCCAGCGCCGGCTCTGGCGCCTGTGGCTGCGCCGACGCCGCCCGCCCGCAAGGATGCGGGCCTCGAGCAGAAGGTCGCGGAAGAGGAACAAGACAACGCGCCGTTGCCGCCGCCGCGTCCCTCCGAATTCGGTCTGCGCGTCCATCTGCCCGTCATCCGCAGCGCGCGAAAGACGGCCTCCGCGCCGGCGGCGGAAGAGGAGAGCAGCCCCTCCTTCTTCGAGAAGGTCTTCGGCCCGCTGCAGCCTACCGGCAAGGCGCTCGCCTATGCGGCGCCGGAGACCGGGCTCTTCGACGGACTGCGCAATGCGACGCGCGGCAATCCGACCACCGCCTATGACAATCAGACCGCCGTCTACGACATCAGCGCGCATACGGTCTATCTGCCGGACGGCACGCGTCTCGAGGCGCATTCGGGCCTCGGCGACAAATTCGACGATCCGCGCTTCGCCCATGTGCGCATGCGCGGCGTCACGCCGCCGCATACTTACGATCTCACCTTCCGCGAGAGCCTGTTCCATGGCGTGCGCGCGATCCGCTTGACGCCGGTCGGCGGCGAGGGCGCGATCTTCGGCCGCGCCGGACTGCTCGCGCATACTTACATGCTCGGCCCGCGTGGCGACTCCAATGGCTGCGTGTCGTTCAAGAATTACGCCGCCTTCCTGCGCGCCTTCGAGCGAGGCGAGATCAAGCGCCTCGTCGTCGTCGGCAAGCTGTGA
- a CDS encoding helix-turn-helix domain-containing protein, with the protein MSGDIANSHLANSHLDRVRSVVADETAPARSAVAASWRRCVTLHKLDPAASLAPAILTATEFREARERLEPLARVAQSVMERLSAAIGDLGCCVLLADARGVPLERRGAPADAEIFDRRGLLAGAQWSEAHQGTNAIGACIVEERALTIHRDQHFHAQNTGLSCTAAPIFDHLGRLAAALDVSSCRETLAEGLTNLLSVAVVDAARTIEALNFRRAFADARILLSPQADRNAASLIAVDRHDLVIGATRAARLELGVTDARIAAQLPAADLLNGAGETELQSGEPQRSELEDAERGAIRRALARANGNVTAAARLLGVSRATLHRKLGRLGLSQ; encoded by the coding sequence ATGAGCGGAGACATCGCCAATTCGCATTTGGCCAATTCGCATTTGGACCGCGTGCGCTCGGTGGTCGCGGACGAGACCGCGCCGGCGCGCTCGGCGGTCGCCGCCTCCTGGCGCCGCTGCGTCACGCTGCATAAGCTCGATCCGGCGGCGAGCCTCGCGCCCGCCATACTGACCGCCACGGAGTTTCGTGAAGCGCGCGAAAGGCTGGAGCCGCTGGCGCGCGTGGCGCAGAGCGTGATGGAGCGGCTCTCCGCCGCAATCGGCGATCTCGGCTGCTGCGTTCTATTGGCCGATGCGCGCGGCGTTCCGCTGGAGCGGCGCGGCGCCCCCGCCGACGCCGAGATTTTCGACCGGCGCGGATTGCTGGCCGGCGCGCAATGGAGCGAGGCGCATCAGGGCACCAACGCCATCGGCGCCTGCATCGTCGAGGAACGCGCGCTGACGATCCATCGCGACCAGCATTTTCATGCCCAAAACACCGGGCTGAGCTGCACGGCCGCGCCGATCTTCGATCATTTGGGACGGCTGGCGGCGGCGCTCGACGTCTCCTCCTGCCGCGAGACCTTGGCCGAGGGGCTGACCAATCTATTGTCCGTCGCCGTCGTCGACGCCGCGCGCACGATAGAGGCGCTGAACTTCCGCCGCGCTTTCGCCGACGCCCGCATTCTGCTCTCGCCGCAGGCCGATCGAAACGCCGCCTCGCTGATCGCCGTCGATCGGCACGATCTCGTCATCGGCGCGACGCGCGCGGCGCGGCTCGAGCTCGGCGTCACCGATGCGCGCATAGCGGCGCAGCTGCCGGCCGCCGATCTGCTGAACGGCGCCGGCGAGACGGAACTGCAGAGTGGAGAGCCGCAGAGAAGCGAGCTGGAAGACGCCGAGCGCGGCGCCATTCGCCGCGCCCTCGCCCGCGCCAATGGCAATGTGACCGCCGCCGCGCGACTGCTCGGCGTCAGCCGCGCCACTCTGCATCGCAAGCTCGGGCGGCTCGGATTGTCGCAGTGA